The Rhodocytophaga rosea genome has a segment encoding these proteins:
- a CDS encoding FG-GAP repeat domain-containing protein: protein MSYKLCLFFICMATSIMAQSPTPQFEAQVLDDKVQIGYGLAIGDVDGDKNPDILMADKKAFVWYRNGDWKRFVMVENLTEQDNVCIAAQDIDGDGKVEVAVGAQWNPGETSDTAKSGSVHYLIRPSDPTQTWQPVKLHHEPTIHRMRWVKTGNKSFSLIVLPLHGKGNKDGQGEGVKVLAFEVPKNPKGPWKYQVIDQSMHMTHNLQVWDANGNTPAQLLIGGKEGVKRLTFDKGKWMANSASPWAVQQQSFGEVRTGSFKGQKKFIAGIEPMHGNMVTVYSYDAPANRQVLSETMNQGHALGCADFLGTGSDQIVAGWRNPDKENKVGVKLYIPQDNAGASWKDVWIDDNTMACEDLQIADLNKDGKPDIIAAGRASNNLKIYWNRTGTGK from the coding sequence ATGAGCTACAAACTTTGCCTGTTTTTTATATGTATGGCCACTTCTATAATGGCACAATCACCTACTCCTCAGTTTGAGGCGCAAGTCCTGGATGATAAAGTGCAGATCGGTTATGGCTTAGCCATTGGTGATGTAGATGGCGATAAAAACCCGGATATTCTGATGGCAGATAAAAAAGCTTTTGTCTGGTACCGCAATGGCGACTGGAAACGATTTGTGATGGTAGAAAACCTGACCGAACAAGATAATGTATGTATTGCGGCGCAGGATATAGATGGCGATGGAAAAGTGGAAGTGGCGGTAGGTGCCCAGTGGAATCCTGGAGAAACCAGTGATACAGCAAAATCTGGTTCTGTACACTACCTCATTCGTCCCAGCGACCCTACACAAACCTGGCAGCCGGTAAAACTCCACCACGAACCTACCATTCATCGGATGCGCTGGGTAAAAACCGGTAATAAGTCATTTTCACTGATTGTATTGCCCCTGCATGGCAAAGGCAACAAAGATGGCCAGGGAGAAGGCGTAAAAGTACTGGCTTTTGAGGTACCCAAGAATCCAAAAGGCCCCTGGAAATACCAGGTAATCGACCAGTCAATGCACATGACGCATAATTTACAGGTATGGGATGCCAACGGAAATACACCAGCACAACTCTTAATTGGTGGAAAAGAAGGCGTTAAAAGGCTAACATTCGACAAAGGAAAATGGATGGCAAATTCAGCTTCTCCCTGGGCAGTGCAACAGCAAAGTTTTGGCGAAGTCCGTACTGGTTCTTTCAAAGGTCAGAAAAAATTTATAGCCGGCATCGAACCTATGCATGGCAATATGGTTACGGTATACTCTTATGATGCGCCTGCAAACCGGCAAGTACTCAGCGAAACTATGAACCAGGGACATGCCCTGGGCTGTGCTGATTTTCTGGGCACAGGCTCCGACCAAATTGTAGCCGGCTGGCGTAATCCGGACAAGGAAAATAAAGTGGGTGTTAAACTCTATATTCCACAGGATAATGCAGGTGCCAGCTGGAAAGATGTATGGATTGATGACAATACCATGGCCTGCGAAGATTTGCAGATAGCTGACCTGAATAAAGACGGCAAACCAGACATTATTGCCGCAGGCCGTGCTTCCAATAATCTTAAAATCTACTGGAACCGGACAGGGACTGGCAAATAA
- a CDS encoding helix-turn-helix domain-containing protein translates to MKNTSVDEFYKEIAAHIPDEISKEIGHFNVFKYEDVLARLKVKPVMPYNRRTYYKISLISGEYTLEYADKAVEIGTQTLLFATPKIPYHYNPKGENQSGYFCIFTEDFLTKTKSGIKLDELPIFKPGNFPVFQIRDEDWKEMQAIFMKMYREISSDYVYKYDLLRNYVLELIHYGQKLQPATALYTTHTASARIASLFIELLERQFPIESPQQKLSLRTAADYANRLAVHVNHLNKVLKENTGKTTTEIIASRIIQEAKILLKQTDWNISQIADSLGFEEVAHFSNFFRKQTSLAPITFRS, encoded by the coding sequence ATGAAAAACACTTCTGTAGATGAATTTTATAAGGAAATTGCTGCACATATTCCGGATGAAATCAGCAAAGAGATCGGGCATTTTAATGTGTTTAAGTACGAAGATGTATTAGCCCGGTTAAAAGTAAAACCCGTAATGCCATACAATAGACGGACGTATTATAAAATCAGTTTGATCAGTGGGGAGTACACATTGGAATATGCGGATAAGGCAGTGGAGATAGGAACTCAGACCCTTTTGTTTGCCACCCCCAAAATACCCTATCACTATAATCCGAAAGGGGAAAATCAGTCTGGCTATTTCTGCATTTTTACCGAAGATTTTTTAACAAAAACCAAAAGTGGAATCAAATTAGACGAACTTCCCATCTTTAAACCCGGCAATTTTCCCGTTTTTCAAATCAGGGATGAAGATTGGAAAGAGATGCAAGCTATTTTTATGAAGATGTACAGAGAGATTTCTTCAGATTATGTGTATAAATATGATTTGTTGCGCAATTATGTACTGGAGCTAATTCATTATGGGCAAAAGCTGCAACCAGCTACTGCGCTGTATACCACGCATACCGCTTCAGCCCGTATTGCTTCTTTGTTTATTGAACTGCTCGAAAGGCAGTTTCCCATCGAATCGCCGCAGCAAAAACTTAGTTTGCGCACGGCAGCTGATTATGCCAACCGCCTGGCTGTGCATGTAAATCATCTCAATAAGGTATTAAAAGAAAATACAGGCAAAACTACTACTGAAATTATCGCCAGCCGCATTATTCAGGAAGCCAAAATCCTGTTGAAACAAACCGACTGGAATATATCGCAGATTGCCGATAGCCTGGGTTTTGAAGAAGTAGCCCATTTCTCCAATTTCTTCCGGAAACAAACTTCGCTTGCACCTATTACTTTCCGCTCATAA
- a CDS encoding alpha/beta hydrolase, translating to MHKFYFLLLAVFICTSCYSQKIETVYLNPKDSTSSFYIIVYPPKLPGSGFMFLMPGMFQKPQEVIQQTELPKIAARQGILTIIPVFSTGISTLGIDTATQASFREMLNHVTSRHKLIDQRFYVGGFSIGGTCAIKYAQLALSHNYPIKPSAVFAIDAPLDFERMYNTSVREMRSAGMDKDLLAENTYMLKRYEKEFGGPPSDFLPYYHKGSPYSFSDTTHQTLQPLIHVPIRLYTEPDVQWWLKAGVDYSGMNAFDCAAMTNDLHRMGSKKVMLISTTNKGYRKPGNKRNPHSWSIAEPNDLVKWLLAQR from the coding sequence ATGCATAAATTTTACTTTCTCTTGCTGGCTGTTTTTATCTGTACTTCCTGTTACAGTCAGAAAATAGAAACGGTATACTTAAATCCCAAAGACAGTACTTCCAGCTTTTATATTATTGTTTATCCACCAAAGCTTCCAGGGTCTGGTTTTATGTTTCTGATGCCAGGAATGTTCCAGAAGCCACAAGAAGTTATACAGCAAACAGAATTGCCAAAAATTGCAGCCCGGCAAGGTATTCTTACGATTATTCCTGTTTTCAGTACAGGTATTTCTACTTTAGGCATTGATACAGCTACACAAGCCTCCTTCCGGGAAATGCTGAATCATGTAACAAGCAGGCATAAACTGATTGATCAGCGATTTTATGTGGGCGGATTTTCTATTGGTGGCACTTGTGCAATTAAATATGCCCAGCTTGCTTTGAGCCATAATTATCCTATTAAACCTTCTGCCGTTTTTGCGATTGATGCACCCCTCGATTTTGAGAGAATGTATAACACTTCAGTAAGGGAAATGAGGTCTGCAGGTATGGATAAAGACCTTTTAGCTGAAAATACCTATATGCTGAAGCGCTATGAAAAAGAATTTGGTGGCCCTCCTTCAGACTTCCTGCCATATTACCATAAAGGTTCGCCTTATTCTTTTAGCGATACTACACATCAAACGCTACAACCTCTGATTCATGTACCTATTCGCTTATATACAGAACCTGATGTCCAATGGTGGCTTAAGGCAGGTGTCGATTATTCAGGAATGAATGCGTTTGATTGTGCAGCCATGACCAATGATTTACACAGAATGGGCAGCAAAAAAGTCATGTTAATTAGTACCACAAATAAAGGGTATAGAAAACCAGGCAATAAAAGAAATCCTCATTCCTGGAGTATCGCTGAGCCGAATGACCTCGTAAAATGGTTGTTAGCTCAAAGGTGA
- a CDS encoding peroxiredoxin family protein, with product MKKNRPIYYLFIILLLTAMACQPSGKKQEQITLKPGIWRAVLQSPGGELPFGLDITRKTDSTFSVFALNGEERLPLDDAIIQGDSLRIPIGLFESEIVAKVADSTLTGRFTKYILERTTHMPFSSQYGHINRFTSTNQTPKTNLSGKWSVMFRSEGDSTQSVGIFEQQGSDVKGTFLTPTGDYRYLSGNMEGSTLQLSTFDGNHVYLFKAKVDESGQRLTGEFWSGVKGYETWTAVKNEQAALPDANSLTFLKKGYEELAFTFPDVETGKPVSLNEEWYKNKVVIVQLMGSWCPNCMDETKFLAPWYQKNKERGIEIIGLGYERSPDFAVSAPKLQKMKQRFGVEYTVLLAGVNDKAAATQTLPMIEKVMAFPSTIFIDKTGKVRRIHTGFSGPGTGKYYDEFVEEFNLFVDKLLAEEAAAASSD from the coding sequence ATGAAAAAGAACAGGCCAATATATTATCTTTTCATAATCCTGTTACTTACGGCAATGGCTTGCCAACCATCTGGAAAGAAACAAGAACAGATTACTCTCAAACCTGGTATATGGCGGGCTGTGCTACAATCACCTGGAGGCGAACTGCCATTCGGTTTAGACATTACCAGAAAAACAGATAGTACGTTTAGTGTATTTGCCCTCAATGGAGAAGAACGCCTGCCATTAGATGATGCTATTATTCAAGGGGATTCCTTACGGATTCCTATCGGATTATTTGAATCAGAGATCGTGGCAAAAGTAGCTGATAGTACCCTAACCGGACGGTTTACTAAGTATATTCTTGAGCGTACTACACATATGCCGTTTAGCTCTCAATATGGGCATATAAATCGTTTTACTTCTACAAATCAAACTCCGAAAACTAATCTTAGTGGGAAATGGTCTGTCATGTTTCGCTCTGAAGGGGATTCTACCCAATCTGTAGGTATATTTGAACAACAGGGCTCCGATGTGAAAGGCACTTTTTTAACACCTACTGGTGATTACCGGTACTTGAGTGGCAATATGGAAGGTTCCACTTTACAACTATCCACTTTTGATGGCAACCATGTGTATTTATTCAAAGCCAAAGTAGATGAAAGCGGCCAGCGCTTAACCGGTGAATTCTGGTCTGGGGTAAAAGGATACGAGACATGGACAGCTGTAAAAAATGAACAGGCTGCTTTGCCAGATGCCAATTCCCTCACTTTCCTCAAAAAAGGCTACGAAGAATTAGCTTTTACGTTTCCTGATGTAGAAACCGGAAAACCTGTTTCCCTGAATGAGGAGTGGTACAAAAACAAAGTAGTAATTGTACAACTCATGGGTTCGTGGTGCCCCAATTGTATGGACGAAACCAAGTTTTTAGCTCCCTGGTATCAGAAAAACAAGGAACGGGGCATAGAAATCATTGGACTAGGGTATGAAAGAAGCCCGGACTTTGCAGTTTCGGCACCTAAACTCCAGAAAATGAAACAACGTTTTGGTGTGGAGTATACTGTTTTACTGGCCGGCGTGAACGACAAAGCTGCCGCCACCCAGACATTACCCATGATTGAGAAAGTAATGGCTTTCCCCAGTACTATTTTTATTGATAAAACCGGTAAGGTCCGCCGCATTCATACTGGTTTCAGCGGACCTGGTACCGGTAAATATTATGATGAGTTTGTGGAAGAATTCAACTTGTTTGTAGACAAACTCCTCGCCGAGGAAGCTGCCGCTGCCAGCAGTGATTAG
- a CDS encoding OsmC family protein, translating into MKIEIQRTDGLYHMKARNETGNTVEMDGAPAIGGTNQGFRPMQMLLAALGGCSTIDIINILNKQKQNVEDIRITIDGEREPNVEPSLFQDIHVHFALKGDLSEEKVKRAVDLSMGKYCSVAKTLEKSAKITYDFSIEK; encoded by the coding sequence ATGAAAATAGAAATACAGCGTACGGATGGCTTATATCACATGAAAGCCAGAAATGAAACAGGCAATACAGTTGAAATGGATGGCGCACCGGCTATCGGAGGCACCAATCAGGGTTTCCGGCCTATGCAGATGTTGCTTGCTGCTTTAGGCGGATGCAGCACCATTGATATTATCAATATTCTCAATAAGCAAAAACAGAATGTAGAAGACATCCGCATTACGATAGATGGCGAACGTGAACCCAATGTAGAACCCTCTTTATTCCAGGATATTCATGTACATTTTGCCCTGAAAGGAGATCTTTCCGAAGAAAAAGTAAAACGGGCCGTTGACCTGTCGATGGGAAAATATTGTTCGGTGGCCAAAACGCTTGAAAAATCCGCAAAGATCACCTACGACTTCAGCATAGAAAAATAG
- a CDS encoding AraC family transcriptional regulator: MIRKEFPDLHWLKKQIEQQFVSKQGWPNCIINARGQSSYRPDIKGTLSLFMNVKGETRCGVDNQKVQVDTSHFFISNQHQPYTLEVENTTTETFNIHFSEKLLSEVYAGLITPADILIDNHSRIEGQYLHFFNRLYRKEEVFTKLIQRLYLYSQQEYRNPILLDELLTDLLVYLMQLHRDIIREMHRISALKKSTQVEIYKRLCESLNYLHSFYNKEITLDELSAVACLSKFHYLRLFKSVLHLSPHQYLLKLRLDKAKELLQYTQIPVTDISITVGFENNTSFSRLFQQRFGQSPLNYRLASGKKKLAILVN; the protein is encoded by the coding sequence ATGATTCGCAAGGAATTTCCGGATTTACACTGGCTCAAAAAACAGATCGAGCAGCAGTTTGTTAGCAAGCAAGGCTGGCCGAATTGTATTATCAACGCCAGAGGGCAATCGAGTTACCGGCCCGATATTAAAGGGACGCTGTCGCTTTTTATGAATGTAAAAGGAGAAACCAGGTGTGGTGTAGATAATCAGAAGGTGCAGGTAGATACTTCTCATTTTTTCATTAGCAACCAGCATCAGCCGTATACGCTCGAAGTAGAAAATACCACCACCGAAACTTTTAATATTCATTTTAGCGAAAAGCTGCTTAGTGAAGTATATGCTGGTTTAATTACGCCTGCTGACATTCTGATTGATAACCATTCCCGCATAGAAGGGCAGTATCTTCATTTTTTCAACAGGTTATACCGCAAAGAAGAGGTATTTACAAAGCTTATCCAACGCTTATACCTGTACAGCCAGCAGGAATACCGGAATCCTATCTTGCTGGATGAATTATTAACAGACCTGCTGGTATATCTGATGCAGTTGCACAGAGATATAATCCGGGAGATGCACAGGATTTCTGCCCTTAAAAAATCGACACAGGTAGAAATATATAAAAGACTTTGTGAGTCGCTCAATTACCTGCATTCGTTTTATAATAAAGAAATTACCCTGGATGAACTGTCTGCTGTTGCCTGCCTGTCCAAATTCCATTATCTGCGCCTTTTCAAGTCTGTATTGCATTTGTCGCCACATCAGTATCTATTAAAACTACGACTTGATAAAGCAAAAGAACTTCTGCAATACACCCAGATTCCGGTAACAGATATAAGCATAACAGTTGGATTTGAGAATAATACTTCCTTCAGTCGCTTATTCCAGCAGCGGTTTGGCCAGTCTCCCTTAAATTACCGCCTGGCTTCTGGCAAAAAGAAATTAGCAATTTTGGTAAACTGA
- a CDS encoding MutS-related protein encodes MIHAQERFFVDNIAKFSKQYQQSAKQYRVFAGLRLLLFISGIATTLFFANQKLLAFTLWAGSFFVLILVLLQKKLNHLAYRQSIATLNIEVNQAERARLALNLDGLDDGRAYANPGHFYAEDLDIFGKHSLFALVNRTTTTFGKSKLAQFLLQQANISNIKQRQQAIKELAGKVVWRQTFEVEGLYYKLQAARKSLSIFAKLQAHYFNSKTNREQSSLDASKSLKDLMEWLSQENRRLKQYKILYIISLIVLPLSFCTFTYLFIVSITADPINIIQIRKWLILMNLVYLLNAMVLRSLRKNRTQLRQFSSSAFTALVPVRALMNVVNKQPFKSELLQALSQSLQKEAKEELTKLLVILNHFTRNSTPKDIIFLSDLFWLLKAEILKKKMLPSKITAWTEAVGELEALSSLAGYAYSNPSYPYPCLCEEPFVFQAKNLGHPLIHPDKRVTNDFSLSGEGSVGLITGSNMAGKSTFLRTVGVNSILALAGAPVCASSLNISSLLVFTSMRTEDNLSKSTSSFLAEIKRLKQLMDLIKSRNNPILFLLDEVLKGTNSGDRHAGSQALIRQLSRSTAFGIVSTHDLNLISLAGKLNLVNYSFNSQLVNNEIIFDYKLTHGPCHTANATALMRQMGIVV; translated from the coding sequence ATGATACATGCACAGGAGCGCTTTTTTGTAGATAATATTGCTAAATTCTCAAAGCAATACCAACAAAGTGCCAAGCAGTACCGGGTTTTTGCCGGTTTAAGACTGCTTCTATTCATTTCTGGCATAGCTACCACCCTTTTCTTTGCCAACCAGAAATTACTTGCATTTACCCTGTGGGCTGGAAGCTTTTTTGTACTTATTTTGGTACTGCTGCAAAAAAAGCTCAATCATCTGGCGTATCGTCAGTCTATTGCTACTCTCAATATTGAAGTTAATCAAGCTGAACGGGCTCGGCTAGCTTTAAATTTAGATGGACTTGATGATGGCCGGGCATATGCAAACCCAGGCCATTTTTATGCGGAGGATTTAGATATTTTTGGAAAACATTCCTTGTTTGCTTTAGTTAACCGTACTACTACCACCTTTGGTAAAAGTAAACTTGCGCAATTTCTATTGCAACAGGCCAATATCTCTAATATAAAACAACGCCAGCAAGCTATAAAGGAACTTGCCGGAAAGGTGGTTTGGCGACAAACTTTTGAGGTAGAGGGACTTTATTATAAGCTACAGGCAGCAAGGAAAAGCTTATCAATTTTTGCTAAACTACAGGCACATTACTTTAATTCCAAAACAAACAGGGAGCAATCCTCTCTTGATGCAAGTAAGTCTTTAAAAGATTTAATGGAATGGCTGAGCCAAGAGAATAGAAGGCTCAAACAATACAAAATACTATACATAATCTCCTTAATTGTATTACCCCTATCCTTTTGCACCTTTACTTACCTGTTTATTGTCTCTATCACGGCTGATCCGATTAATATTATTCAAATCCGCAAATGGCTGATATTAATGAACCTGGTTTATCTGTTAAATGCTATGGTATTGCGAAGTCTTCGTAAAAACAGAACCCAATTGAGGCAATTTAGTTCTTCAGCGTTTACTGCTTTAGTGCCTGTACGGGCCTTAATGAATGTAGTGAATAAACAGCCTTTTAAAAGTGAACTATTGCAGGCACTATCTCAGTCCTTACAAAAGGAAGCAAAAGAAGAACTAACAAAGCTATTGGTTATTTTAAATCATTTTACCAGGAACTCGACTCCAAAAGATATTATTTTTCTATCAGACTTATTTTGGCTTTTGAAGGCAGAAATACTCAAGAAAAAGATGTTGCCTTCAAAAATTACTGCTTGGACAGAAGCGGTAGGAGAACTGGAGGCATTAAGCAGCTTAGCTGGTTATGCTTATAGTAATCCATCTTATCCTTATCCCTGCCTATGTGAAGAGCCTTTTGTCTTTCAAGCCAAAAATTTAGGCCACCCCTTGATACATCCTGACAAGAGAGTAACTAATGACTTTTCCCTAAGCGGGGAGGGCAGTGTTGGTTTAATAACAGGTTCTAATATGGCCGGCAAAAGTACTTTTTTACGTACAGTGGGCGTAAATTCTATATTAGCACTGGCAGGTGCCCCGGTTTGTGCAAGTAGCCTGAATATATCTTCGTTGCTAGTGTTTACGAGTATGCGTACAGAGGATAATCTTTCCAAAAGCACTTCCTCATTTTTAGCAGAAATCAAGCGGCTGAAGCAATTAATGGATCTGATTAAATCCAGGAACAACCCTATATTATTTTTATTGGATGAAGTACTGAAAGGAACCAACTCTGGTGATCGGCATGCAGGATCGCAGGCTCTTATTAGACAGCTAAGCAGATCAACCGCTTTTGGAATTGTTTCTACGCATGATTTAAACCTTATTTCTTTAGCAGGAAAACTGAATCTGGTTAACTATAGTTTTAATAGTCAGTTGGTAAATAATGAGATTATATTTGACTATAAGCTAACCCACGGACCTTGCCATACGGCTAATGCTACTGCTCTTATGAGACAAATGGGCATTGTGGTTTAG
- a CDS encoding SDR family NAD(P)-dependent oxidoreductase, protein MENANQKIALVTGGSRGLGKNMALSLARKGIHVVITYHSKKEEALAVVSEIEQLGQKAAALPLNTGDVKTFDQFFSQLRSVLPQVFNTSTFDFLINNAGIGLHIPFAETTEESFDELMNIHFKGVYFLTQKALPLLKDGGRIINLSSGLARFTIPGNSAYASMKGAVETLTRYMAKELGSRGITVNVLAPGAIETDFGGGIVRDNPQMNKFVADLTTLGRPGLPDDIGGVVAFLCSEEARWITGQRIEASGGMNL, encoded by the coding sequence ATGGAAAATGCAAATCAAAAAATTGCTTTAGTTACCGGAGGTAGCCGAGGACTAGGCAAAAATATGGCGTTGAGTTTAGCCAGAAAAGGAATTCACGTTGTAATTACCTATCACTCTAAAAAAGAAGAAGCGCTTGCCGTAGTATCTGAAATTGAGCAGCTGGGCCAAAAAGCAGCCGCCTTGCCACTCAATACAGGCGATGTAAAAACCTTCGATCAATTTTTTTCTCAATTGCGCAGTGTGCTTCCACAAGTATTCAATACGTCTACCTTTGACTTCCTGATCAATAATGCCGGTATTGGCCTGCATATACCCTTTGCCGAAACTACCGAAGAATCGTTTGATGAACTGATGAACATTCATTTTAAGGGCGTTTATTTTCTCACCCAGAAAGCGCTTCCTTTGCTCAAGGATGGAGGACGTATTATAAACCTTTCATCCGGCTTGGCTCGCTTTACAATTCCAGGTAATTCAGCTTATGCTTCTATGAAAGGAGCGGTGGAAACCCTAACCAGATATATGGCAAAAGAATTAGGTTCCAGAGGAATTACAGTGAATGTGCTGGCACCAGGTGCCATCGAAACAGATTTTGGCGGAGGAATAGTTAGGGATAATCCACAGATGAATAAATTCGTTGCAGACCTTACTACACTTGGAAGACCCGGATTACCAGATGACATTGGAGGAGTAGTGGCGTTTCTGTGTAGTGAAGAAGCCCGATGGATCACTGGTCAACGTATTGAGGCTTCTGGCGGCATGAATTTATAA
- a CDS encoding trans-sulfuration enzyme family protein, which yields MTEPTPEHFETQAIRTRAEKTAYREHTVPIYFTSSFTFEDAEQARALFADEIPGNIYTRFSNPNNDEFIEKLCQLEGTEDGIATASGMAAMFTSMAALLKSGDHILASRSLFGSTHQILTMIFPKWGITHTYADIEKPETWESLIQPNTKMIFVETPSNPALDLIDLEWLGKLASTHNLILNVDNCFATPYLQQPAKYGAHLVTHSATKFIDGQGRAIGGAIVGKKELIKDIRFFARHTGPSLSPFNAWILSKSLETLAVRMDRHCANAHQLAQFLENHPQVEKVIYPFLPSHPQYELAKKQMRHGGAMVTFIVKGGIEKGRQFLNALQMISLTANLGDTRSIATHPASTTHSKLSDTDRQAVGILPGLIRISAGLEHVDDIIADVKQALES from the coding sequence ATGACAGAACCTACGCCAGAACATTTTGAAACACAGGCTATACGAACCAGGGCAGAAAAAACGGCCTACCGGGAACATACAGTGCCGATCTATTTTACTTCCAGTTTTACTTTTGAAGATGCCGAACAAGCCAGGGCTTTATTCGCCGATGAAATTCCGGGCAATATTTATACACGTTTTTCTAATCCGAATAATGACGAATTTATAGAGAAACTTTGCCAGCTGGAAGGAACGGAAGATGGCATTGCTACTGCTTCCGGAATGGCGGCTATGTTTACCAGTATGGCGGCGTTATTGAAGTCTGGCGATCATATATTGGCTTCCCGTTCTTTATTCGGTTCTACGCATCAGATTCTCACCATGATTTTCCCAAAATGGGGCATAACCCATACCTATGCCGATATTGAAAAGCCGGAAACCTGGGAAAGCCTGATTCAGCCGAACACCAAAATGATCTTTGTAGAAACGCCTTCGAATCCTGCCCTCGACCTGATCGATCTGGAGTGGCTGGGTAAGCTGGCTTCAACACACAACCTGATTCTGAATGTAGATAATTGTTTTGCTACCCCTTATTTACAACAGCCTGCTAAATATGGTGCTCACTTAGTTACGCATTCGGCAACCAAGTTTATAGATGGACAAGGCAGGGCTATTGGCGGAGCGATTGTAGGAAAAAAGGAACTGATCAAAGATATCCGTTTTTTTGCCCGGCATACCGGACCTTCTCTTTCTCCATTTAATGCCTGGATTTTATCCAAAAGCCTCGAAACGCTTGCTGTCCGCATGGACAGGCATTGCGCCAATGCACATCAGTTAGCGCAGTTTCTGGAAAACCATCCGCAGGTTGAAAAAGTGATCTACCCTTTCCTGCCATCGCACCCACAGTATGAATTAGCCAAAAAGCAAATGCGCCACGGCGGAGCAATGGTAACCTTTATTGTAAAAGGAGGCATAGAAAAAGGCAGGCAATTCTTGAATGCCCTGCAAATGATTTCGCTTACAGCCAATCTGGGCGATACCAGAAGCATTGCGACCCATCCGGCTTCTACCACGCATTCCAAACTCTCCGACACAGACCGTCAGGCGGTGGGTATCTTGCCTGGATTGATCCGTATTTCAGCCGGTTTAGAGCATGTAGATGATATTATTGCGGACGTAAAACAGGCTTTGGAGAGTTGA
- a CDS encoding aminotransferase class IV, whose amino-acid sequence MLQKYDERNAHIQVWVKDRLYPRNEARVSVFDSAVQGGDAVWEGLRIYNGQVFMMEQHIDRLLSSAHTLLFANIPTREEVKNAIFATLQANQMRDQSHIRLTLTRGEKITSGMDPRLNQFGCTLIVLAEWKPPVYDNQTGVRLITSSIRRNNPQFLDSKIHHNNLLNNILAKIEANVAGADDALMLDINGFVAETNATNLFMVKKGKLYTPFADACLPGITRALVLEMAEELKIPYTERNLSVAEFFNADEVFTSGTMGELTPVREIDGRLITNSSNSTILARLQECFVTKISVYSVKLPF is encoded by the coding sequence ATGCTTCAGAAATATGATGAAAGAAATGCCCATATTCAGGTTTGGGTAAAAGACAGATTGTATCCCAGAAATGAGGCCAGAGTCTCGGTATTCGATAGTGCTGTGCAGGGCGGCGATGCCGTATGGGAAGGACTTCGCATATACAATGGGCAGGTTTTTATGATGGAACAACACATAGACCGCCTGCTTTCATCGGCTCATACCTTACTATTTGCCAATATTCCTACCAGGGAAGAAGTAAAAAACGCCATTTTCGCTACACTTCAGGCCAACCAGATGCGGGACCAATCCCATATCCGGCTTACCCTAACCAGAGGCGAAAAAATCACATCGGGTATGGACCCCAGGCTGAATCAATTTGGCTGTACCTTGATTGTACTGGCCGAATGGAAACCCCCTGTCTATGATAACCAGACTGGTGTAAGGCTAATCACCAGTTCCATCAGGCGCAATAATCCGCAGTTCCTGGATTCTAAAATCCATCATAATAACCTGCTCAACAATATACTAGCCAAGATCGAAGCCAATGTAGCTGGTGCCGACGATGCATTGATGCTGGATATAAATGGATTTGTCGCTGAAACCAATGCCACTAATCTGTTTATGGTGAAAAAAGGAAAACTCTATACCCCTTTTGCCGATGCTTGCCTTCCTGGTATCACCCGTGCACTCGTGCTGGAAATGGCAGAAGAATTGAAAATTCCATACACTGAAAGAAACTTATCCGTAGCAGAGTTTTTCAATGCCGATGAAGTATTTACCAGTGGCACGATGGGGGAACTTACACCTGTCAGGGAAATAGATGGAAGGCTCATTACCAATTCATCCAACTCAACTATTCTGGCCAGATTGCAGGAGTGCTTTGTTACCAAAATTTCGGTGTATAGCGTAAAACTGCCTTTTTGA